DNA from Massilia antarctica:
CAAGCTGCTCACCGATAACGGCAGTCAATTTACAGACCGTTTTACTAGTAAGAAAAAAGACGCCGAGGGCAACCGGATACCCAGTGGCAAGCATGTGTTCGACATCCTTTGCAAGCAGCTCAAGATTGAGCACCGGCTCATTCCGCCACGCCACCCGCAAACCAACGGCATGGTGGAGCGCTTCAATGGCCGCATCAGTGAGATCGTTAATCAAACCCGGTTTGGTTGCGCAGCCGAGCTCGAAGCAACGCTGCGCAATTACGCCAAAATTTACAACCCCAACATTCCTCAGCGCGCGTTAAACCCACCTCGTTATACACAAATCTTGCGCGGCGCCGACCGTTCTGAAAATCTGTTTACATTCAATGGCTTAACGCGCCCCCTTGTAAACTCGCCGCGTTTCAGGTTTACTCTCGTCTTTTGCGTGGACGAATTGGCGACAGTACCTGCACCTTGGACCGAGACGGAATTTGAACAACTCGACCTGGGCGATGCGCGCCTGAACAAACGAGCGAGGATCTTGATGGAGCGATTTGCGGCTGACCCGACGGCGAGCGTGCCAAAGGCGTGTCAGGGCTGGGGCGAGACGATGGCGGCGTATCGCTTCTTCGACAACGACAGCGTCGACTGGGAGGCGATCATGGCGCCGCACTGGCAGCAGACGCAGCAACGCATGGCCGCGCTGCCGGTTGTGCTGTGCCTGCAGGACACGACTGAACTGGACTTCAACGGCCAAGGCGCGTTCGGCCTCGGCCCGTTGAGTTACGAAGCCCAGCGCGGCATGTACCTGCACCCGACCTACGCAGTCACGCCTGCGCGCGAGCCGCTGGGCATCATCGACGCGTGGATGTGGGCGCGCGAAAAGAAGGACAAATCAGGTGCGCGCGGCGGGCCGAAGGAGAGTTTGCGCTGGATCGAGGGCTACGAGCGGATCGCGGAGGTGGCGGCGCAGTTGCCCGGCACACGGCTGGTGTATGTGGCCGACCGCGAGGCCGATCTGGTGCCGTTGATGCTGCGCGCCCAGGAACTGGCCACGCCGGCCGACTGGCTGGTGCGCGCCAAGCACAACCGCTGCCTGCCCGACGGCGAGAAGCTGTGGCAGCACACGAGTGCGGGCGCGCCGATCGGCGAGCTGACGTTCGCGATGGCCGCGCGGCACGGGGTGAAGGCGCGCACCGTGCGCCAGCAACTGTGGGCACGCACGGTCGCCCTGCCTGCGGGCAAAGGAAAGAGCGTCCTCGCCACGTGCGTGATCGCGCGCGAGATCGACGCGCCGGACGGCGTCAAACCAATCGAGTGGCGCTTGCTGACCAACCGCAAGGCCGCCACGCCCGAGGCGGTCGTCGAGCTGATCGACTGGTACCGCGCGCGATGGGAAATCGAGATGCTGTTCGACGTGCTCAAGAACGCCTGCCGCGTCGAGGCGCTGCAACTGGGCTCGATCACGCAGCTTGAACGGGCCTTGGCGCTGTTCATGGTGGTGGCGTGGCGCATCGCACGCCTGATGCGCTTGGGCAGGACCTGTCCGGATTTGGATGCGGAACTGTTCTTCGACCCGGACGAGATTCAAGCAGCCTACCTGCTGCGCAAAAAGACGCCGCCGGAGAAGCCGCGTCTGAACGACGTTCTGCGCCAGATCG
Protein-coding regions in this window:
- a CDS encoding IS4 family transposase translates to MDELATVPAPWTETEFEQLDLGDARLNKRARILMERFAADPTASVPKACQGWGETMAAYRFFDNDSVDWEAIMAPHWQQTQQRMAALPVVLCLQDTTELDFNGQGAFGLGPLSYEAQRGMYLHPTYAVTPAREPLGIIDAWMWAREKKDKSGARGGPKESLRWIEGYERIAEVAAQLPGTRLVYVADREADLVPLMLRAQELATPADWLVRAKHNRCLPDGEKLWQHTSAGAPIGELTFAMAARHGVKARTVRQQLWARTVALPAGKGKSVLATCVIAREIDAPDGVKPIEWRLLTNRKAATPEAVVELIDWYRARWEIEMLFDVLKNACRVEALQLGSITQLERALALFMVVAWRIARLMRLGRTCPDLDAELFFDPDEIQAAYLLRKKTPPEKPRLNDVLRQIACIGGFLARKSDGEPGVKTIWLGLKDVHVAVETIRALRGIGALNTCV